In Candidatus Cybelea sp., the following proteins share a genomic window:
- the zwf gene encoding glucose-6-phosphate dehydrogenase, with protein MPDDIAVTAPVTVDGAAANPLRAGLPDERITNPCTAVFFGASGDLFKRMLLPAVYAMRLGGTLPSDFALLGFARTPYDDDGFRQYCKEQLDEFMPEGQKPQGPIWDDFAKRIGYVTADFNDKRHFVILKERLAQNDKDFATAGNHLFYLATPPPVFPEIIKHLKEAGLDKNDVGWTRVVVEKPFGTDLESARRLQKAIESVFPENEIYRIDHYLGKEPVQDIIALRFANTIFEPIWNRNYVANVQITSAESLGVEQRGGYYESAGALRDMIQNHVINLLALVAMEPPISAHADDIRNEKYKVLSAIQPPAHKDVWSVSARGQYGPGAIDGVPVKGYRQESDVSPDSNTDTFAAVKLFVENWRWAGVPFYLRSGKRLPRKVAEIAVTFRPIPHRFYGESTDHIEPNVLVIKIEPDEGISMRFEAKVPGPKEHIRSVYMDFSYGTGFGVESPPAYERLIGDAIQGDQTLFTRWDAVERAWEIVTPILDVWHNTKDFSFPNYAAGSQGPPSAHELFGDWRRL; from the coding sequence ATGCCCGACGATATCGCCGTAACCGCGCCGGTTACCGTCGACGGTGCCGCGGCCAATCCCTTACGCGCCGGATTGCCGGACGAGCGGATTACCAACCCATGCACCGCCGTCTTTTTCGGCGCGAGCGGCGATCTGTTCAAGCGCATGCTGCTGCCGGCCGTCTACGCGATGCGGCTGGGCGGCACGCTGCCCAGCGATTTCGCGCTGCTCGGTTTTGCGCGAACCCCGTACGACGACGACGGCTTCCGGCAATACTGTAAAGAGCAGCTCGACGAGTTCATGCCCGAGGGCCAGAAGCCGCAGGGCCCGATCTGGGATGACTTCGCCAAACGGATCGGCTACGTCACTGCCGATTTCAACGACAAGCGCCATTTCGTCATACTCAAGGAGCGCCTCGCCCAGAACGACAAAGACTTCGCGACGGCGGGCAACCACCTGTTCTATCTTGCGACGCCGCCGCCGGTCTTTCCCGAGATCATCAAGCACCTTAAAGAGGCCGGCCTCGACAAGAACGATGTCGGCTGGACGCGCGTCGTCGTCGAGAAGCCGTTCGGCACGGACCTCGAATCGGCGCGGAGACTGCAGAAGGCAATCGAGTCGGTCTTTCCCGAGAACGAGATTTACCGCATCGACCACTATCTCGGCAAGGAGCCGGTGCAGGACATCATCGCACTGCGCTTCGCGAACACGATCTTCGAACCGATCTGGAACCGAAACTACGTAGCAAACGTGCAGATCACGTCGGCCGAGTCACTCGGGGTGGAACAGCGCGGCGGCTACTACGAGAGCGCCGGCGCGCTGCGCGACATGATTCAAAATCACGTCATCAACCTGTTGGCCCTCGTCGCGATGGAGCCGCCGATCAGCGCGCACGCCGACGACATCCGCAACGAAAAGTATAAGGTGCTCTCGGCAATTCAGCCGCCGGCGCACAAGGACGTTTGGTCGGTCTCGGCACGCGGCCAGTACGGCCCCGGCGCGATCGACGGGGTGCCCGTCAAGGGCTACCGGCAAGAATCCGACGTTTCCCCCGACTCCAATACGGACACGTTCGCGGCGGTGAAGCTCTTCGTCGAGAACTGGCGCTGGGCGGGCGTGCCGTTCTATCTGCGCTCCGGCAAACGCTTGCCGCGCAAAGTCGCCGAGATCGCCGTCACGTTCCGCCCGATTCCGCATCGTTTTTACGGCGAGTCGACCGACCACATCGAACCGAACGTGCTGGTCATCAAAATCGAACCGGACGAAGGCATCTCGATGCGTTTCGAGGCGAAGGTTCCGGGGCCGAAGGAACACATCCGCAGCGTCTACATGGATTTCAGTTATGGCACCGGCTTTGGCGTGGAGTCGCCGCCCGCGTACGAGCGGCTCATCGGCGACGCAATCCAGGGCGACCAAACGCTTTTCACGCGCTGGGATGCCGTCGAGCGCGCTTGGGAGATCGTTACCCCGATCCTCGACGTCTGGCACAACACCAAAGACTTCTCGTTTCCGAACTACGCGGCCGGCAGCCAAGGACCGCCCAGCGCGCACGAGCTGTTCGGGGATTGGCGCCGGCTGTGA
- a CDS encoding glucose-6-phosphate dehydrogenase assembly protein OpcA produces the protein MTLAVQTILDELTQLHRERGNEASAATMTIVVFFEDATIGSLARDRIHALASKHPSRVIVLDAAAAQTVQRVEHGDWIELGVKSADAEVVRSAVAALRLQEAPVILLWIAPGIGDDDRFCELSPEAQTIVYNSSLVHEGGESLGELAAYSQRHPELALADIAYLRLAPWQESVAIFFDGRVEELAEVRRVEIACGSDPEGFYLLGWLASRLRWRPENRGGLIDEAGNRIEFAIVRQGEPRRIQRVALTAQRATFVAEVDPRGETISLSVSGHGGQPRYRAVNNPGIAALVERAILWGHNDRVFQDALAAAGEILARRSPQA, from the coding sequence GTGACGCTGGCCGTCCAGACGATCCTCGACGAACTCACGCAGCTTCACCGCGAGCGCGGCAACGAAGCCAGCGCAGCCACGATGACGATCGTCGTCTTCTTTGAAGACGCGACGATCGGCTCGTTAGCGCGCGACCGCATTCACGCGCTCGCGTCGAAGCATCCGTCGCGCGTCATCGTGCTCGACGCAGCCGCGGCGCAGACGGTGCAGCGCGTGGAGCACGGAGACTGGATCGAGCTGGGCGTCAAGTCGGCGGACGCAGAGGTGGTCCGCTCGGCGGTTGCCGCGTTGCGGCTGCAAGAGGCGCCGGTCATCTTGCTGTGGATCGCTCCGGGCATCGGCGACGACGACCGCTTCTGCGAACTTTCACCCGAGGCGCAGACCATCGTCTACAACAGTTCGCTCGTGCACGAAGGCGGAGAGTCGTTGGGCGAGCTGGCCGCGTACTCGCAGCGGCACCCCGAACTCGCGCTCGCCGACATCGCCTACTTGCGGCTCGCGCCGTGGCAAGAGAGCGTCGCGATCTTTTTCGACGGCCGCGTCGAGGAGTTGGCGGAGGTGCGGCGCGTCGAGATCGCATGCGGCTCGGATCCAGAAGGTTTCTATCTGCTGGGCTGGCTGGCAAGCCGTTTGCGGTGGCGGCCGGAGAACCGCGGCGGTCTGATCGACGAGGCCGGAAATCGCATCGAGTTCGCGATCGTGCGTCAAGGCGAGCCGCGCCGAATTCAGCGCGTCGCGCTTACCGCGCAACGTGCGACTTTTGTCGCGGAGGTCGACCCGCGGGGCGAGACGATCTCGCTGAGCGTCAGCGGGCACGGGGGACAACCGCGTTACCGTGCCGTCAACAATCCGGGAATCGCGGCCCTCGTGGAGCGCGCGATTCTCTGGGGGCATAACGATCGTGTCTTCCAAGACGCGCTTGCAGCAGCGGGTGAAATCCTCGCGCGTCGAAGCCCGCAGGCATGA
- the pgl gene encoding 6-phosphogluconolactonase has product MSERGDLQVCADSADLAQTLANLIVTSANTAVANRGGFLIALSGGSTPKAAYELLAGNALCKAVPWDRVSVYFGDERCVPPDDERSNYRMAERAFLDAVPIPHGNVHRIRGEIDPGLAANEYASTLRANFGSAPQLDLILLGLGEDGHTASLFPGSDPDLDDGALVRAVYAQAQQMWRVTVTPAVINAAQRVVFAVEGIAKAPVLAAVYEGPRDPIKYPAQIVSPASGGLTWLVDEAAASLLHI; this is encoded by the coding sequence ATGAGCGAACGAGGCGATCTTCAAGTCTGCGCCGATAGCGCCGATCTCGCGCAGACGCTGGCAAATCTCATCGTTACAAGCGCAAACACGGCCGTCGCTAATCGTGGCGGGTTTCTTATCGCACTCTCCGGCGGCAGCACGCCCAAGGCTGCGTACGAGCTGCTCGCAGGCAACGCCCTGTGCAAGGCCGTACCCTGGGACAGGGTCTCCGTTTACTTCGGCGACGAACGCTGCGTGCCGCCGGACGACGAACGCTCGAACTACCGGATGGCGGAACGCGCGTTCCTCGACGCGGTGCCGATTCCGCACGGCAACGTTCACCGCATCCGCGGTGAGATCGACCCGGGGCTGGCCGCCAACGAGTACGCCTCCACGCTGCGCGCCAATTTCGGGAGCGCCCCGCAGCTCGACCTCATACTGCTGGGACTCGGTGAGGACGGACACACCGCCTCGCTCTTTCCGGGATCGGACCCCGACCTCGACGACGGAGCGCTCGTGCGTGCGGTCTACGCCCAAGCACAGCAGATGTGGCGCGTCACGGTCACGCCGGCCGTCATCAACGCAGCGCAGCGGGTCGTTTTTGCGGTCGAGGGTATCGCCAAAGCGCCGGTGCTGGCGGCCGTTTACGAAGGGCCGCGCGACCCGATCAAATATCCCGCGCAGATCGTCTCGCCCGCCTCGGGCGGGTTGACGTGGCTGGTCGACGAGGCCGCCGCGAGCCTGCTTCATATTTGA
- the hpnK gene encoding hopanoid biosynthesis-associated protein HpnK, which translates to MILTADDFGAAPEVNEAVERAHRNGVLRAASLMVGAPASVDAIERARTMPRLAVGLHVVLVHGRPVLPASKIPDLVDERGDFQTDLVKAGVRFFFRPGIRAQLSAEIRAQFERFAQTGLALDHADAQSHMHVHPTIFGLIVRIGREYGLRAVRIPREPGGRTRSIAPWLALMRAKAARAGLICNDYAFGVTEAGGLTEERVLQILRELPDGVTEIFFHPAVGAFAGADAGTESFHWSGELAALQSPAVRSAIERGAIESVTYGELAC; encoded by the coding sequence GTGATCCTCACGGCCGACGATTTCGGAGCCGCGCCGGAGGTCAATGAAGCGGTGGAGCGCGCGCATCGCAACGGCGTCCTGCGGGCCGCGAGCCTGATGGTCGGCGCGCCGGCCAGCGTCGACGCCATCGAGCGCGCCCGCACGATGCCGCGCCTTGCAGTGGGCCTTCACGTCGTCCTCGTCCACGGCCGCCCGGTCTTGCCGGCGAGCAAAATACCCGATCTCGTCGACGAGCGCGGCGACTTTCAAACCGACCTGGTCAAGGCCGGAGTTCGTTTTTTCTTTCGTCCCGGAATACGCGCGCAGCTTTCGGCAGAGATTCGCGCGCAGTTCGAACGGTTCGCGCAGACGGGCCTCGCGCTCGACCACGCCGACGCGCAATCGCACATGCACGTTCACCCGACGATATTCGGTCTGATCGTCCGCATCGGCCGTGAATACGGTCTGCGCGCGGTCCGCATTCCGCGCGAGCCGGGCGGCCGCACGCGCAGCATCGCCCCGTGGCTGGCGCTGATGCGGGCGAAGGCCGCGCGCGCCGGCCTTATCTGTAACGATTACGCCTTCGGCGTGACCGAGGCCGGCGGGCTGACCGAAGAGCGGGTCTTGCAGATCCTGCGCGAGCTGCCCGACGGCGTCACCGAGATCTTCTTCCACCCGGCGGTCGGGGCGTTTGCCGGCGCCGATGCGGGAACGGAAAGCTTCCACTGGTCGGGGGAGCTTGCGGCGCTCCAGAGCCCGGCCGTACGTTCGGCGATCGAGCGCGGCGCAATCGAGAGCGTCACCTACGGCGAGCTGGCGTGCTAG
- the hpnI gene encoding bacteriohopanetetrol glucosamine biosynthesis glycosyltransferase HpnI: MLGFIFLPATGIAAIYLATACRRLVAFARRPLTFSCEFLPTFTILKPIAGLEPDLHENLASFCDQDYPGFYEVVFCLHAENDPALEVVERIMREFPNCHAQIALGENADLMNPKIANIAKPGVAARSDVIVIADSDIRVGHDYLRALASSFESAKVGAVTCLYSGSPSDTIVSRLGALGIDDGFAPSVLVALAIGELRFCLGATMAVRRSVLEAFGGLAALGHTFADDHELGQLVTKQGRAVELSRYVVATTIPETRLVELFSHELRWARNGFEIAPAGYLFSFLAYGLPLAIIYLAVTRNAAIGLPLLAAIVVLRVTLHYLARHALGVKSRDDVLLIPLRDFLSLGVWAASFFGRRRSFR; the protein is encoded by the coding sequence GTGCTAGGCTTCATCTTTTTGCCGGCAACCGGAATCGCGGCGATCTACCTCGCAACCGCGTGCCGCCGCCTGGTCGCGTTCGCGCGGCGCCCGTTAACGTTTTCCTGTGAATTTCTTCCGACTTTCACGATTCTGAAGCCGATCGCCGGGCTCGAGCCGGACCTGCACGAGAACCTGGCCTCGTTCTGCGATCAGGACTATCCGGGATTTTACGAGGTCGTCTTCTGCCTGCACGCGGAGAATGACCCCGCGTTGGAGGTCGTGGAGCGCATCATGCGCGAATTCCCAAACTGCCACGCGCAAATCGCGCTCGGTGAGAACGCCGATTTGATGAATCCCAAAATCGCAAATATTGCGAAGCCGGGCGTTGCCGCACGCAGCGACGTCATCGTCATCGCCGACAGCGATATACGCGTCGGGCACGACTATTTACGCGCGCTGGCTTCATCGTTCGAAAGCGCGAAGGTGGGGGCGGTCACCTGCCTCTACTCGGGGAGCCCGAGCGATACGATCGTCTCGCGGCTGGGAGCGCTTGGAATCGACGACGGCTTCGCTCCGTCGGTGCTCGTGGCACTGGCGATCGGGGAGCTGCGCTTCTGCTTGGGCGCGACGATGGCGGTCCGCCGCAGCGTACTCGAAGCGTTCGGCGGCCTAGCGGCCCTCGGGCACACGTTTGCCGACGATCACGAGCTGGGCCAATTGGTGACGAAGCAAGGGCGTGCTGTCGAGCTTTCGCGATACGTCGTCGCCACGACGATCCCGGAGACCAGACTAGTCGAGCTCTTCTCGCACGAGCTGCGCTGGGCGCGCAACGGCTTCGAGATCGCGCCCGCCGGTTATCTCTTCTCGTTTCTCGCCTACGGGCTGCCGCTGGCGATCATCTACCTCGCGGTCACGCGTAACGCGGCGATCGGTCTGCCGCTGCTCGCTGCAATCGTCGTGCTGCGCGTCACGCTGCACTATCTCGCCCGTCACGCGCTGGGCGTCAAGAGCCGCGACGACGTTTTGCTGATCCCCCTGCGCGATTTCTTGAGCCTGGGCGTCTGGGCGGCGAGCTTCTTCGGCCGCCGGCGGAGCTTCCGATGA
- a CDS encoding TolC family protein, protein MRAPKLPVLVAGVAVFVATLPVVRTSAQTAVPAVAPTYRAPATQPSAEIVGVAAKPFVSITLQDAITMAILQNPNLAVSASNYKIARYVIAQTKGAFDVQLHLQPSSNFSDEPPENIFFAGPGGFGYYRCFFFGRTYTCGTNGPGDILQHQYNFQGGVQGQTVNGMLWSAGITRTRTYNNTIINSFNPYYQSSLNLSVTQPLLKDLGMNAAKRELKLSLINADASAAQTLVDTSNLINQVEDSYWDLVAAWRNVAIQEEALQEAILQERSVVRLARRGAAAPIEATEVQTQVANFQDAVFASLRTVSDTQNQLKGLIVANPKDQIWSANLVPSSPVQQLPSAGELSQIIALGEQNRPEMRAAQDRRRQADLDRAYAKNQMLPQANLFVQLQSNGFAGVLAPVPNFEAESCSFIPNDMCPTPPPETQGKMGKATANMWAFRYPAFNLALTVNFPLQNDFARGLKRSAEQEQHQAAIGIQGVEERITVEARNGLQTYQSALSRLYAARTSRESAESVYASEVRKFHAGESTTFLVLQRQTELAQARGRELQAQTDLNKAVIELQRVQGTILATNNVDLQTIGTKALASASPVPMPSPSPSPTSKG, encoded by the coding sequence GTGAGAGCTCCCAAGCTTCCCGTATTGGTGGCGGGCGTGGCGGTCTTCGTGGCCACACTCCCAGTAGTCCGTACGTCGGCACAGACGGCCGTACCGGCCGTTGCGCCCACGTATCGTGCTCCGGCAACGCAGCCGAGCGCCGAGATCGTCGGCGTCGCTGCGAAGCCGTTCGTTAGTATAACCCTGCAGGACGCCATTACGATGGCGATTTTGCAGAACCCGAACCTTGCCGTTTCGGCCTCGAACTACAAGATTGCACGGTACGTCATCGCCCAGACGAAAGGCGCTTTTGACGTTCAACTCCATCTCCAGCCTTCGTCGAACTTTTCGGATGAGCCGCCGGAGAACATCTTCTTCGCCGGGCCAGGCGGCTTCGGCTACTATCGATGCTTTTTCTTCGGAAGGACCTATACGTGCGGCACGAACGGTCCCGGAGACATTCTCCAGCACCAGTACAACTTTCAGGGCGGCGTCCAAGGGCAAACGGTCAACGGAATGTTGTGGAGCGCCGGCATCACGCGTACGCGAACCTACAATAACACCATTATCAACTCGTTTAATCCATACTATCAGTCCTCTCTCAATTTATCCGTGACGCAGCCGCTGCTTAAGGACCTCGGCATGAATGCGGCAAAGCGGGAGTTGAAGTTGTCGCTGATCAACGCCGACGCGTCTGCCGCGCAAACGCTCGTCGACACGTCGAACCTCATCAATCAAGTCGAGGACTCCTACTGGGATCTGGTGGCGGCTTGGCGTAACGTCGCCATTCAGGAAGAGGCGCTGCAGGAAGCGATCTTGCAAGAGCGCAGCGTCGTGCGTCTTGCGCGAAGAGGTGCTGCGGCCCCGATCGAAGCGACCGAGGTCCAAACGCAGGTCGCAAATTTTCAGGACGCCGTTTTCGCCTCCTTGCGTACCGTTTCCGACACGCAGAATCAACTCAAAGGCCTGATCGTAGCCAATCCAAAGGATCAGATCTGGAGCGCGAATCTGGTTCCGTCGTCGCCGGTTCAGCAGCTGCCATCGGCGGGAGAGCTTTCGCAGATTATTGCGCTCGGCGAACAGAACCGCCCGGAGATGCGCGCCGCGCAGGATCGCCGCCGGCAAGCCGATCTCGATCGCGCGTACGCAAAGAATCAAATGCTGCCCCAGGCGAATTTGTTCGTCCAACTGCAAAGCAACGGCTTTGCAGGCGTTCTGGCACCCGTTCCCAACTTCGAGGCAGAGTCGTGCAGCTTCATCCCGAATGACATGTGCCCGACGCCGCCGCCGGAGACACAAGGCAAGATGGGCAAGGCGACGGCCAATATGTGGGCGTTTCGTTACCCAGCCTTTAATCTTGCGTTGACGGTTAACTTTCCGCTTCAGAACGACTTTGCCCGGGGCTTGAAGCGGTCTGCGGAACAAGAGCAGCACCAGGCAGCGATCGGCATTCAAGGTGTGGAAGAACGCATTACGGTCGAGGCACGCAACGGGCTGCAAACCTACCAGTCGGCGCTCTCGCGCCTTTATGCGGCGCGGACGTCGCGAGAATCCGCCGAGTCGGTTTATGCCAGTGAGGTTCGCAAGTTCCATGCCGGGGAGTCGACGACGTTCCTCGTCCTGCAGCGGCAGACCGAACTCGCGCAAGCTCGCGGCCGGGAGCTGCAAGCACAGACCGATCTCAACAAGGCGGTCATCGAACTGCAGCGCGTTCAAGGGACGATTTTGGCGACCAACAACGTCGATCTTCAGACGATCGGAACGAAGGCGCTCGCCAGTGCCTCGCCCGTTCCGATGCCAAGTCCGAGCCCGAGCCCAACCTCGAAGGGCTGA
- a CDS encoding TolC family protein, whose protein sequence is MLRTRTLSAGIALAALVAAVVPVQRISAEPDDALPARATIPTAMPTVAMPVVPSVAPGYAAPQVAPSAALIVGVTQSRFVNISLQDAIAMSLLKNPNLAVSASNVKVARYQITQAKGQYDVQLHLEPSSSYSVTPPENLFEAGPGDVGRYTPGPVFTTGPGDVIQHQSTFQYGLGGQTENGTQYQAGIQQQRTYNNTIFDGYNPYYLATLNLGVTQPLLKNAGMNAGKRLLKLAFINQDATSAQALVDSSNTISQVQNAYWNLVAAWRNVAIQEEALHQAVLQRESTTRLAKRGAVASIAVVESQTQVATFQDNVFAALQTVSLLQNQLKSLIVADPGDPIWQANLVPSSAVAELPTPGDLAAIEAEARVNRPEYRQAEDKRLQADLDRAFAKNQMLPQADVQALYLSNGFAGLLAPTPAFLLGICADQLPGVTACPTPPANTQGKMAFAYHNMWAGYFPTFNIALVVNYPIQNRYARGLQGAAAEETRQASLLLQGVEERIGVEARNALQRYQSSLSRLSAARSARESAEAVYASEVRKFHNGESTTFLVLQRQVQLAQARGLELRAQTDLNESVAELQRVEGTTFKINGVNLQTLGTQALPQN, encoded by the coding sequence ATGCTTAGAACTCGCACGCTTTCCGCGGGAATCGCGCTGGCCGCGCTCGTTGCGGCCGTCGTGCCGGTGCAGCGGATTTCCGCCGAGCCCGACGACGCGCTGCCGGCCCGCGCGACAATTCCCACCGCGATGCCGACCGTGGCGATGCCGGTCGTGCCGAGCGTCGCGCCCGGATACGCGGCGCCGCAGGTCGCGCCCAGCGCCGCGCTGATCGTGGGCGTTACCCAGTCACGATTCGTCAATATTTCGCTGCAGGATGCGATCGCGATGTCGTTGCTCAAGAACCCCAACCTCGCGGTGTCGGCCTCGAACGTTAAGGTCGCACGTTACCAGATAACGCAGGCGAAGGGTCAATACGACGTTCAGCTCCACTTGGAACCCTCGTCGAGTTACTCGGTAACGCCGCCGGAGAACCTCTTCGAAGCCGGCCCCGGCGACGTCGGCAGATACACGCCCGGACCCGTTTTCACGACTGGTCCCGGAGATGTGATTCAACATCAATCGACGTTTCAATACGGCCTCGGAGGTCAGACCGAAAATGGTACGCAGTATCAAGCCGGAATCCAGCAGCAGCGTACCTACAACAACACGATCTTTGACGGATATAACCCGTATTACCTGGCGACTCTGAATCTCGGCGTAACGCAGCCGCTGCTCAAGAATGCAGGGATGAACGCCGGCAAGCGGCTGCTCAAGCTCGCGTTTATCAACCAAGACGCTACCTCTGCTCAGGCGCTAGTCGACTCATCGAACACCATTTCGCAGGTCCAAAACGCCTATTGGAATTTGGTCGCGGCTTGGCGAAACGTTGCAATCCAAGAGGAGGCGCTGCACCAAGCGGTGCTGCAGCGAGAGAGTACGACGCGGCTCGCGAAGCGAGGGGCAGTTGCGTCGATCGCCGTCGTCGAGTCGCAGACGCAGGTGGCGACCTTTCAGGACAACGTCTTCGCTGCACTTCAGACGGTTTCGCTGCTTCAGAATCAGTTAAAGAGCCTGATCGTTGCCGATCCGGGCGATCCGATCTGGCAAGCAAACCTCGTGCCGTCTTCGGCGGTCGCCGAGCTTCCGACCCCGGGAGACCTTGCCGCGATCGAGGCCGAGGCGCGCGTCAATCGTCCCGAGTATCGCCAAGCGGAGGATAAACGGCTCCAAGCCGACCTCGACCGAGCGTTCGCGAAAAACCAAATGCTTCCGCAGGCGGACGTGCAGGCGCTCTACCTGAGTAACGGTTTCGCCGGGCTCCTTGCACCTACGCCGGCCTTCCTGCTGGGTATCTGCGCGGACCAGCTGCCGGGCGTAACGGCCTGTCCAACGCCGCCGGCGAACACTCAAGGTAAGATGGCTTTCGCCTATCACAATATGTGGGCGGGCTACTTTCCGACTTTCAACATCGCGTTGGTCGTGAATTATCCGATCCAAAACCGGTACGCACGTGGTCTGCAGGGCGCGGCTGCCGAGGAGACGCGGCAGGCGTCCCTGCTGCTGCAAGGCGTCGAGGAGCGAATCGGCGTCGAGGCGCGCAACGCACTGCAACGCTATCAGTCATCTCTGAGCCGTCTCTCCGCGGCGCGCAGCGCGCGCGAGTCTGCGGAAGCCGTATATGCAAGTGAGGTCCGCAAGTTCCACAATGGTGAGTCGACGACGTTCCTGGTCCTGCAGCGGCAGGTACAGTTGGCTCAAGCTCGGGGACTCGAACTCCGTGCTCAGACGGATCTTAACGAATCGGTTGCCGAGCTCCAGCGTGTCGAAGGAACCACATTCAAGATCAACGGTGTGAATCTTCAAACGCTCGGCACGCAAGCGCTGCCGCAGAACTAG
- a CDS encoding DHA2 family efflux MFS transporter permease subunit, translating into MMRSTYESPVVEHGWRRVIISIAVITATLLEIIDVTIVNVSLPNIQGNFGVGVDLGAWVVTAYLIANVVVIPLNPWFAARFGRRQYFFASIVIFTIASLMCGFSNSFGSLVFWRLIQGLGGGGLISTSQAILRDTYGIKEQGKAQGVFALGVIVGPALGPVIGGWITDNWNWHWIFFINIPVGITAATLIWNFLRNPTQPEHRRLDWIGLILMCVGLGSMQFVLENGQQYDWFDDARIRWFTFFSVAGLVSFVWWTLRSTIPIVDLRVLRMRQVAAGSILGAVLGVSLYGSIIVLPQYLINSLGFTATLSGATVMIRAGAVLLFTPLTAIITQRGLIDPRISAAIGFILLALSNWMLGSITTPESDFHALILPLIISGIGLSQIFVPLSVSVIGSVPDKEVPATAAFFNLSRQIGGSVAAAILITLLVRGFTIHQTELASTQTLDRLPTARYVQLQGGLHNVASMDRLRILVSAQSAVQSYADTSRWVAVITIGLMPLVFLLRRPRIGVAIEE; encoded by the coding sequence ATGATGCGGAGCACCTACGAAAGCCCTGTCGTCGAGCACGGGTGGCGGCGGGTCATCATCAGCATTGCCGTGATTACGGCGACGCTGCTCGAAATCATCGACGTCACGATCGTCAACGTCTCGCTGCCGAACATCCAGGGTAACTTCGGCGTCGGCGTCGATCTCGGTGCCTGGGTCGTAACGGCCTACCTGATCGCCAACGTCGTCGTAATTCCGCTCAATCCATGGTTCGCCGCACGCTTCGGGCGGCGACAGTACTTCTTCGCTTCGATCGTTATCTTTACGATCGCGTCACTGATGTGCGGCTTCTCGAACAGTTTTGGCTCGCTCGTCTTCTGGCGCTTGATCCAAGGTCTCGGCGGCGGCGGTTTGATTTCGACCTCTCAGGCGATTCTGCGCGATACCTACGGAATCAAAGAGCAGGGGAAGGCACAAGGCGTTTTCGCACTGGGCGTCATCGTTGGGCCGGCGCTCGGCCCGGTGATCGGCGGCTGGATCACCGACAACTGGAACTGGCACTGGATTTTCTTTATCAACATCCCGGTCGGCATCACCGCGGCGACGCTGATCTGGAACTTCCTGCGCAATCCGACGCAACCTGAGCACCGCCGTCTCGACTGGATCGGGCTGATCCTTATGTGCGTCGGCTTGGGCTCGATGCAGTTCGTGCTCGAGAACGGGCAGCAGTACGACTGGTTCGACGACGCGCGCATCCGCTGGTTTACGTTCTTTTCGGTCGCCGGGCTCGTTTCGTTCGTGTGGTGGACGCTACGCTCGACGATTCCGATCGTCGATCTGCGGGTGCTGCGGATGCGCCAGGTCGCAGCCGGCAGCATCCTCGGCGCGGTGCTGGGCGTCAGTCTCTACGGCTCCATCATCGTTTTACCGCAGTATCTGATCAACTCGCTCGGTTTCACCGCCACGCTCTCCGGAGCGACCGTCATGATTCGCGCCGGAGCGGTGCTGCTCTTTACGCCGCTTACTGCAATCATCACGCAGCGCGGTCTCATCGATCCGCGGATCTCGGCGGCGATCGGCTTCATTCTGCTCGCGCTCTCCAACTGGATGCTTGGGAGCATCACCACGCCCGAGTCGGACTTCCACGCGCTCATCCTACCGCTGATCATCAGCGGCATCGGCCTCTCGCAGATCTTCGTGCCGCTCTCGGTCTCGGTCATCGGCAGCGTTCCCGATAAAGAGGTACCGGCCACGGCGGCTTTCTTCAACCTCTCACGCCAGATCGGAGGGAGCGTCGCGGCCGCGATCCTGATCACCCTGCTCGTGCGCGGCTTTACGATCCATCAAACCGAGCTCGCGAGCACGCAAACCCTCGATCGTCTACCGACCGCGCGGTACGTGCAGCTGCAAGGCGGCCTTCACAACGTCGCCTCGATGGATCGTCTGCGAATCCTGGTCTCGGCGCAATCGGCGGTGCAGTCGTACGCCGATACGTCACGCTGGGTCGCGGTAATTACGATCGGCCTCATGCCCTTGGTTTTCTTGCTGAGAAGGCCGCGCATCGGCGTGGCCATAGAGGAATGA